The genomic interval AGGTAGACGGTGCCGTAGTCGTTCCCGGCGAGCGCTCGGCCGAGCGCGCGCGGCGTCGGATGGTTCGACACGTCCACCTCGTCGGGGAACGAGCAGTCGTGCACGAACACGTCGGTGCCGTCCGCGAACGCGGCGAGGTCGTCGAACGCCTCCGAGTCCCCGCTGTACGCGAAGTCACCGATGCGATAGGCGAAACACCGCATGGAGTGCCGGGTCTCCATCGAATCCACGTCGAACCCGGCGACGGAGAACTCGCCCTCGATGTCGCGGAGCGTGAGGTCGACCCTGTCCCGGAGGTAGTCGTGGACGTCCAGCAGGCCCGCCACGAGGTCGGTGGTTCCGGGCGGCCCCGCGACGGTGAGGGACTCCTCGCCCGCGAGCCACCGGGCCTTCAACAGGGGGAGGAGGTCGCTCACGTGGTCGGTGTGGTGATGGGTGAGGAGGACGGTGTCCACGCCCTCGTAGCCGGTGGGAGTGGCGGCGAGTCGGTGGAGGACGCCGCTCCCACAGTCCACGAGCAGGGTGTTCTCGTCGTCTTCGAGGAGGAGGCCGGACTGGACGCGCTTGCCGGTCGGCATCGCGCTCCCGGTGCCGAGAAACGTGACGCGCATACCCCGACTCGTGCGGGGAGGGAGAAAAGCGTCTAGAAGTCGCTCGCGAACTCGACGTGGCTGTACGTCAGGAGGTAGCCGTACGCGAGCGCCGCGAGGCCCGCGACGGCCGCGCACATCGCCACCTGGTCGGTGTTCAGGCAGTCGAGCGCGACGAACCCGAGCCAGACGGGCACGGCGTTCACGAACCCGCCCGCGAGCACGCCGCCCTCGGGGAGGAACGCGAGCGAGTAGTGGTACGCGAGCGGGTAGAGCAGGCCGAGCACGAGGAGGTAGATGGAGAACGCGGCGAGCGCCCCCGTGATGCCCGCGATGTTCACGAACGGGTCAGCTTCGTACCCGATAGCCGGTGCCACACCGTAGAGAACCAGGAAGTGCGCGATGACGCCGATGAGCCCGCCGAACACCGCGCTGGCTTCGCCTCGCATACCCGGTTCGTCTCGGGCGCGAACCAAGAACGTATCGGGTTAGAGGCTCGCCCACTCGACCATCCGCCGGTACGTGTCGTCCGTTCGGAGCGCGTCGGCGTCCCCGACGAGCACCATCGCTTTCTTCGCGCGGGAGAGCGCGACGTTCAGCCGCCGGTAGTCCTCGAAAATCGGGCTCTCCATGTCGTCGGACGCGACGAACGACACGACGATGACCTCCTTCGACGACCCCTGGAAGCGGTCGACGGTGTCCACGGCGACCCCGTCGGGGACGCGCCGCCCGATTTCGGTGACCTGCGCGCGGAACGGCGCGATGACGCCGACCTCCCCGGGTTCGACGCCGGCGTCGAGGTAGGCCTCCACGAGTTCGGTGACGCGCTCCGCCTCGCGGGCGTCCGTGTGCGCGGCGTCGGTTCCCTCGACGTGCTCGAACCGCACGCCCTCGGGGACGCCGGTCACGCCGATGTCCGCGAGTGACTGGCCCGCCACCTCGCCGGTCGCGGGCCGCAGTTGGCCGTCGTAGAACTCGGTCGAACTGAACGCCTGAATCCGCTGGCTCATCCGGTACTGCTGGTCGAGCATCACGCCCGCGTCCGGATACTGCTCGATGAGGCGCTCGAACAGGGACTCGGAGAGCCGGCCGCCCGACCGCACGACCGGCGGCAACTGTTGGTGGTCGCCGACGAGCACGAACCGCTCCGCGCGGTTCGCCGCCGCGAGCGTGTCCGGCTCGGTGAGCTGTGAGGCCTCGTCCACGAGCGCCACGTCGAACTCCTGCGAGCGCAGGATGCGCGACCCGCAGGTCGCCGTGGTCGCCGCGACCACGTCCGCGGACTCCAGTTTCTCCGCCTGCTCGCGGGGGTCGCCGGACTTCGACAACCGATACGTCTGCATGTCCTCGCGCACCCCGGACTCCGTGCCGACGCGCACGACGTCCTCGAACCCCTGGGATTCGATGGCGTCGAGGGCGTTGTCCACCGCGCGGTTCGTGAACGCCGACAGGAGCACGCGCTCGCCCCGCTCGACGAGTTCGCGGACGATGCGGGCGATGGTGTACGTCTTCCCCGTCCCGGGCGGCCCGTGCACGAGCGCGAAGTCCTCCGCGTTCAGCGCCCGATTGACGGCGGCGTTCTGCGCGTCGTTGTTGTCGATGAACGTCTCCGTCCCCGACTCGAACCGGGGGTCCTCCCGGCCGAACAGCACGTCACGGCGGCGCTCCTCTGATTTGAGGACGAAGTCGTGGAGCGCCGAGAGCATCCGACTGACGTTCAGGTCGCTCGGGTACACGTCGAGTCGCCGGAGCTCCACGGGTTCGTCCGTCGAGACCACGACCTCGTCCGCGTCGAGGCGTTCGACGCGCGCCATCTCCGCCGTCCCGTGCACGGGGTCGCCGTCGTTCGCCAGCACGCGGTCGCCCTCCCGAATCTTCGAGGTCGCCGCGGACGGTCGCTTCGCGGTGAGCCGCCACCGGCCGTCGGGGAGTTCCTCCCGCGAGTCGGGTTCGAGGCCGACGATGGCGCGGTCGTCGTCCGCCCGTTCGTCCGGGCTCTGCTTCCAGAGCTTCGCGTACTCCCGGTGGACTTCGCGGCGCTCGGCCTCGATGGCGTCGTAGAGGTCGTCGAAGTACTCGCGCTCCGCCTCGGGGAGCTTCCTCCCGATTTGGCCGGCTTTCGACTCCTGGCCGAGTCGGCCGGAGACGACCATGCAGGCGTCCTGCTCGAAGCAGTACTCGCACTTCGCGTTCGCCTCGTAGCCCGTCGGCGTCGTCTCGGACCATTCGAGCGCGGCGAGGTGGTTGCGGGTGCGGACGACGAATTCGAGGAGTCCCTTCCCGATGCTGAACTCCTTCGCGGGGCTGAGGTCGCCGCTCGCCTCGTTGCGTGCCATCGCCGCGTTCTTCGTGTAGAGCAACGTGCCGGTGTCCGCGGGGACGCCGCGTTCCGAGAGCAAGAGCGCGTAGCACGCGGCCTGAATCTTGTCGTGGAAGCGGGGGTCGCGGTTCGTGTTCTTCCCCGTCTTCAGCTCCACGGGCATCCCGCGGCGGATGGCGTCACAGCGTCCCTTGATGCCGAACGTGTCCGACACCAGCGTGTACTCCGACCGCCACTCGTCCTCCTCCGTGAGGAGTCCCTGGTTCAGCCAGCCCTCGATGGCGCTCGCGTTCTGCCGCACGTCCTCCCGCACCTCCGCGAACTCCTTGTCCAGCAATCCGAGTTCGAGGCCGGCCTCCCGGACGCGCTCGTCGATTGCGTCGTCCAGGTCGCGGCCGCGGAGCAGGTCGCCGAACACCTCGTGGACGATAGTCCCCTTCGTCACCGCGTACTTGAGCGGGAGCGCCTGCAGCTTCGAGAGGTAGTACTGGCGCGGACACTGCACGAACTCCCGGATGTCGGTGACGTTCACCAGGAACTCCGGCTCCACCACCACGTACGACTCCTTCCCCGTCGCGTACTCCGTCTCCCCCGCGTACTCGCGCTCCTCCGCGTCCGTCACCACCAACTCCATCCCCGGCGAGAGGTACTCCGCCGACTCCGTCCACTTCCCCCACAGCGACACCTCGTGGAACGAGGCGTCCTCCCGCACCGTCACGTCCAACACGTCGCGCTCCCCGTACTGCGTGCTCACCGACCGAACCTCACCGACCTCGGTGACCTCGCCCCGAACGTTCACATACGGGATAACGGCGGCGCGAGAAAAACGCTGTCGCTCCCCGGAACCGTCTTTACCTCCGCTAACTCACCCGACACCGCTACCGCGTCCGCGAAAGCCCGCTCGCCCCCGTTCGAATCCCCCTCCCGCGGTTGGTCGGCGGGGCGGACTGCGTGGAGTGGGTCGCGGTTCGGGACGCGTTGGTGGTCTGGTTCGAGCGATACGCTTACCGTGGTCACGCCGTAACGTCGGGGTGTATGCGAGTCCGTGACTGGAAGGACATCGTGGAGGACGTCGTGGACAGCGGCGCTGACCCGGACGGCTGGCGGGCCGTCGCCGGCGACCGCGCCGGCGGTGTCGGCGAAGACCTCTACCTCGGGCATCCGAGCGCGGGCGTCTACCAGCTCAAGACGTACGCGAAGAATCCCTACGAAGTGAAGGGCGCGGGCGCGCGGGTGGCGCGGCGGCTGGACGACGAACTCGACTCCTTCTTCCCGGAGAAGACCGGCGGCGGGTTCGCGGTGCAGTCCCCGCCGGAGGACGAAGACGACGCCGAGGAGAAAGCCCAGCGGCTGGAGGAAGTGGTGAAGGCGCACGCGGACGCGCCGACGACGCCGGACGCGCTGTTCGAGGACGTGATGGACGCCATCGACAGCCCCGCGTTCGGCCCGATGGAGTACGACCAGTACGGCCGGCCGGAGGAACTCGACGGTCTCTCCGACACGTTCGAGGAGGCGGAGGAACTGCTGACGGAGGAACTCGACGACCTCATCGAGTCCGACGACGTGGGACGGGGCTTCCAGTAGCCCGGCCTCCCGAACTTTCTTTTGGTCGCTCGCGTCACACACGACCGATGAGCGACAGTCACGACGCAGACCCCGAGCGCGCGGTGTCCCTCCTCCTCGTGGCAGTCGGCGTCGCCGTCGTCGCGTACGGCGTCGTCGCGTCCCGCATCCCCGCGCTCGTCGTGGGCGTGGGCGGGAGCGCGGCCGGCCTGGCGCTGTTCTCCCGGACGACCGGAACGCGGTGAGCGAGACGACGGCGGACGCCCGCACCTGGTCTCGGTGGTTCTCAGTCGCGAGAGCCGTAGATGAGCGACGTGCACTCGTCCACGAACGCGCCGAGGCCCTGCGCCACGTCGCGGTCGAGCGACACGAGCACGCCGCCGCCGCCCGACGGGTCGCGGAAGTGAATGATAGCGGCGGCGTCGTACAGTTCGACGTTCGCCTGGCTGTCGCCGAGCGGGTCGTACCAGTCCGAGTCGCTGATGGGCGTGTAGTCGCGAGCGCGCGCGATGGTGCGGCCGACGGTTCGGCGGAACTCCTCGGTCTTGAGGTCGTCGCGGAGGTAGAGAATCGTCCAGTCGTCCGCGGTGTACCGTATCGCGACGCGGAACGCGTCGCCGGCGCGTTCGTGGACGCGTTCGAGGAGTCGCCGGTACCGCTCTGCCATACAGTCACTCACGCGGCCGACGGGGAAAACGTTCGGGGCTACGCGACCCGCGCGAGCCACCGCCCGGGCGTGTCGAGTTCGTCCCGCCGCGGGAGGTTCTCCGGCGCGTTCCAGACGAGACTCGCGGTCTCGATGCCGCGCGCGTCAACGACGGCGTCGAAGAACTCTCGGCCCTGTTCGTACTGCTTGCGCTTCAGACCGAGACCGAGCAGGTGGCGGAACAGTTTGGTGAGGGGGCCGCCGCCGCGCCGGCGGGCGTCGAGTTTCCGCCGGAGGTCGCCGTACTCGCGGTCGAACGCGCGGTCCATCAGCAACTCGGCGTACCCCTCGACGGCGGTCATCGCGAGCAACACCTCCTCGAACTCGTCGGTGTCGAGGCGGTACTCGTCTTCGAGTTCCGTGATGCCCGCGCGCAAGCGGTCTTCGAGGTAGTCCGCGAGCCAGGGCGCGGCCCCGAACTCGGCGGCGTGCGTGACCTCGTGGAAGGCTATCCAGCGCCGGAAGCGCGCGAGCGGCACGTCCAGGGACGCGGCGGCCTCGACGATGTTCGGGTGGACGAAGTAGAGTTCGTGCGCGTCGCCGTCCGCGAGCAGGAGGGGGTCGTACTGGCCGAGGACGTTCCGCGCGAGGAAGGAGAGCGCGGCCGCCGCGCCGCCCGTGTTGAGCGTGCGGGAGACGCCGGGAAGAGAGGCAGACGCGTCGTTCACGGGGCGGAACGCGCGCTCGAACGTCCCCGCGTTCGCGTCTATCCAGTGGTGGCGGTTCATCACCGACACCGTCTCGGGCACGTCGAAGTCGAGCGTGGAGACCTCGCGGATGCGCTCGCGGGCGTCCCGCACGTCCCCCGCGTACGCCTCGCGCTCGGCCGCGGTGAGGGTGAGGTCGCCGGGCGGCGTCCCGGCCTTCGCGGCGTCACGAACCGCGTTCCAGTCGACGAGCGAGTCGCCGGACGCGGACGCGACCGCGCGAACGCCCTCGAACAGACTCATACGTGTCCTCCGCCGCCCGACGAAATAGGTCTTGTGCGTCCCCGTCCGTTCAGTTCAGGAGTTTCTTCACCGCGAACGCGACGCCCGCGAGCACGGCGAGCGCGACCAGCGCCGGCACGACCGCGGACCCGCTCGAACCGGTCTCGGTCTCCTCGTCGGCGTCGAACGACGGTTCTGCGTCGAACACGCTCCCGTCCTCGTCCTCCGCGGGGCCGAAGTTCGCGATGGGTGTGAACTCGCTGTCGTGGAAGTGAATCTCGAAGATTCCCATACTCGGGGGTTCGGCGGGACGCGTGTTAGCCGTTGTGGGACTGGGGCGCTCGGGTTCCGTGGCGTTCATGGTCGCAGACCTTCGAATCGAAGTATGGACAGAGACCGCCGCGAGTTCCTCGACGCACTCCTCGACACCGCGAGCCCGTCCGGGTTCGAAGCGCCCGCCCAGCGCGTCTGGGTGGACTACGTCGAATCGTTCGCCGACGACGTGCACACGGACGCGTACGGGAACGCGGTCGCCGTCTACGAGGGCGGCGACGGCCCCGAGTTCCTGTTCGGCGGGCACGCCGACGAAATCGGCTACATGGTCGCGAAAGTGGACGACGACGGCTTCATCCACCTCACGCCCGTCGGCGGCTCCGATAAGTCCGTCTCGAAGGGCCGCCACGTCGTCGTGCACACGGAGGACGGCCCCGTGAACGGCGTCATCGGCCAGACCGCCATCCACCTCCGCGACCCGAGCGACGAGGAGTACGACGACATCGGCGAGATGACGGTCGATATCGGCGCTGAGGACGAGGCGGAGGCGCGCGAACTCGTCTCCGTCGGCGACCCCATCACGGTCGCGGAGGGCGTCCACGACCTCGCCGGCCACAAGGTCGCGGCGCGCGGCCTCGACAACCGCGTCGGCATCTGGGTCGCCGCCGAAGCCCTCCGGCGCGCCGCCGACCGCGGCGTCGATTCCACCGTGTACGCCGTCTCCACCGTCCAGGAGGAGGTCGGCCTGCAGGGCGCGAAGATGGTCGGGTACGACGTGAACCCGGACGCCGCCGTCGCCGTGGACGTGACCCACGCCTCGGACAGCCCCGAGTTCCCCAGCGACAAGCACAACGAAATCGGACTCGGGGACGGCCCGGTCGTCGCGCGCGGCTCCACGAACCACCGCGAACTCGTCGCCGCCGTCCGCGACGCCGCCGACGCCGAAGCCATCGACGTGCAACTCCAGGCCGCCGGCATCCGCACCGGCACGGACGCCGACGCGTTCTACACGAGCCGGAGCGGCGTCCCCTCCCTCAATTTGGGCCTCCCGAACCGCTACATGCACACGCCCGCGGAGGTCATCGACCAGCGCGACCTCGACGCCGCCGCCGACCTCCTCGCCGCCGTCGCCGACCACGAATCCGGCCGCGACGCCTTCACAGTCGACATATAGGTCCGATATATTTAAGCGTGCGACGGGCCGGAGTGTGGGTATGAGCGGCCGACCTCTCGACATCCTGGAGGACTCCCTCGACGAACCCGTGTCCGTCCACCTCAAGGACGGCGAAATCTTCGAGGGCGTCCTCACCGGCTACGACCAGCACATGAACCTCGTCCTCGAAGACGGCGAAGACACAACCGTTATCCGAGGCGACAACGTCGTTACCATCAAACCATGACCGGCTCAGGAACTCCCAGCCAGGGCAAGAAGAACACCACCACGCACGTCAAGTGCCGCCGCTGCGGCGAGAAGTCCTACCACGTGAAGAAGGGCGAATGCTCCTCGTGCGGCTTCGGGAAGTCCTCGAAGCGCCGCGACTACGCGTGGCAGGGCAAGACCGGCGACAACTAACTCAGGTTCTCTCGGCGACGCCGCGCGTTCGCCGGACGTCTTCTTCGAGCGTTCTCGCGTGTGCGAGCCGCCGCTCCCGCACCTCCGACAGCGATAGCGTTTGTTTCTCGAACGCTCGCGTCGTCGGCGCGTACGCATCGACCGCGAACCCCATCCGGTCGAGGTAGTCCCTGAGCGCGTCCGCGGTGAGGCCGTCGTAGATAGCGGCGTCCACGTAGTCGCGGACGGCGTCGAACGCGGGGAGGACGAGTTCGTCGTCGGTGACGCGGCCGCCGCCGTCCCCGATGCGTACGTCGGTCTCGCGGACGCGCCCGACGACGCCGGCGACGGTGTTGGCGAGGCGGAGCACGTCGCTGGGGAGGGCGGCGTCCGGCGAGCGCCACTCGACGGTCGGGAACGATTCGCGGAGCTGGACGGGCGTCCAGACGGCGCTCTCCCGGTCGAAACAGGACTCGACGGTGTCGGGGTCGACGCCGGCGTCGCGGGCGGCGGCCGTGAACGCCTCGTAGCAGGACTCGACGCGGCGCGTCCAGTCGTCGGTGTCGTCGAGGTAGGGCCAGAGGCGGCCCTGGCGGTCGAAGTCGGCGTACGCCCGTCGGCGGTAGAGGTCGGATCGCGCGCCGGGCGCGACGCGTTCGCCCCGGTAGTAGGGCGAGGAGTTCACGAGCGCGAGCGCGGGATCGAGCGCGGTGAGCGCGTTCAGTTGGTCGGTCTCGTGGCCCGGCCACTGTTCGACGTGGACGTGCGTGCCCGCGCAGTGCCGGACGTACGCGAACGACTCTCCGAGCGTCCGGTTCTGCACGCGCGTGCGAGCGCTGTCGTGTTCGGGTATCTCGTCCGCCCGGAGGGGCGTGGCGAGCGGCACGAGGTGTTTTCCGCGCTCGTCGGCCCGCCGGAGCACCGCGTCCAGTCGCGCGGTGAGTTCGTCGCGGAGTTCGCGTGGCGTCGCGCAGGGCGTGGTCTTCACCTCGACGAGCGGTTCGACGAACTCCCGTTCGACGCCGTCCGTGGCGTCGAGGAGACCGCTCGGGCTGGCGAGTTCGCCGTCGTCGTCGACGACCCAGTACTCGACCTCGACGCTCCGACGGACGGGTTCCGCGTCCGCGGCCGCCCGCGTGCGTCCCCGTCCGCCACCGCCGCCGTGTCGTGACATACGTTACCAGATAACACAATTGGCCGGAGTTCCAAGAACGCTTCGCCGACTCGGACGAAATCGCCCCGACTCCTGGATGTGCGTTCCCGGTTCGACGCGCTCCGCGTACGCACGCCCGACTCACGTTAGTATGCACGATAATGCATACTATTTGGTGGTGTTGGCGGCAACTGAGGCACAATCACGGGTGTTTTTATCTGTGGATGATTCAAGAACTATCCATGGAAGATGGCGCTGGCGCGAGCCGCCCCGCGACCGGAATGACCGAGAAGTGCGGCGTCGTCGGCATCAGTCTCGCGGAGCGGGACGCCGCGCTCCCGACGTACTACGCGCTGTACGCGCTCCAGCACCGCGGCCAGGAGTCGGCGGGCATCGTCACCCACGACGGCTTCCAGCAACACCAGCACGTCGAGATGGGGCTCGTCGGAGACGCGTTCGACGAATCCGATATCGACGCCCTCACCGGAAGCACCGGCCTCGGACACGTCCGCTACCCCACCGAGGGAAGCCTCGATAAGTCCTGCGCGCAGCCGTTCTCCGTGTCGTTTCGCGGGGGCGCGCTCGGCCTGAGCCACAACGGCAACCTCGTGAACGCCGACGAGGTTCGGGACGAACTCGCGGCGACCGGCCACGCGTTCACGAGCGACGGCGACACCGAAGTCATCGCGCACGACATCGCGCGAAACCTCCTCGAAGCCGACCTCGTCCGGGCCGTCAAGCGAACGATGGAGCGCATCCACGGCTCCTACGCGCTCACCATCATGCACGACGACACCGTGATGGGCGTCCGCGACCCCGAAGGAAATCGTCCGCTCTGCATCGGCGAACTCGACGACGGCTACGTCATCACCTCCGAATCCGCCGCCATCGACACCCTCGGCGGCGACCTCGTCCGGGACGTCCAGCCCGGCGAACTCGTCGTCCTCCACGAGGACGGCACGGGGTTCGACGCCTACCAGCTGTTCGAGCGCGACCGGAGCGCGCACTGCTTCTTCGAGTACGTCTACTTCGCGCGCCCCGACTCCGTCATCGACGACGAACTCGTCTACGAAGTCCGCCGGGATCTGGGCCGCGAACTCTGGGCGGAGTCCGGCGTGGACACCGACGTGGTGATGCCCGTCCCCGACTCCGGGCGCGCGTTCGCCTCGGGGTACTCGGACGCCGCGCACGAGGACGGCGCGAGCGTCGAGTTCGCGGAGGGCCTGATGAAGAACCGGTACGTCGGCCGGACGTTCATCATGCCCACCCAGGAGGCCCGCGAGCGCGCCGTCCGCCTGAAACTCAACCCCATCCGCTCGACCGTCGAGGGGAAGTCCGTGACCATCATCGACGACAGCATCGTCCGCGGCACGACCTCGAACCAGCTCGTCGAACTCGTGCGGGACGCGGGCGCGGAGGAAGTCCACGTCCGCATCGGCGCGCCCGCCATCCTCGCGCCCTGCTACATGGGCATCAACATGGCCACACGGGACGAACTCATCGCCGCCGACAAGAGCACCGACGAAATCCGGGAGGAGATCGGCGCGGACAGCCTCTCCTACCTCTCCGTGGACGCCGTCGCGTCCGCCATCGGGAAACGCCGCGACGACCTCTGCCTCGGCTGCGTGACCGGCGAGTACCCCTACGACATCGACGGGGAGACGACCGACCGCGAGGTCGAACGCCCCGGGGTCGCGTCCGCCGACGACTGAGCCGAGTCAGCCGGTTTTTTGCGGGCGGTCGCGCTACCCCGACGCGTGACCCGCGCCCTCCCACTCACCGCGCTCTGCATCGCCCTCGTCCTCGCCGGCTGCGGCGCGCCCGTCGCGGACACCAGCACCACCGCTCCGCGGCCGACGACCGCCGAGACGTCCGAACCGACCACAATCGAGACGACGACCGCGCCCACACCGACGACGACCGACGGGACGGCCGCGCCCGCCGACGCCGACTATCCGCCGGGCGTCACCGCCGAGGGCGTCGAGAACGCTAGTCGCCTGCTCGACGCGCACGAGGCGTCCGTTGCGGCGCAGGGCGCGCACGCGGTCGCGCAGACGACCATCGACGGCGTCGTCCGCGGGGAGGCGTTCGGCCTCGTCTCCCAGTCGGTCGTGCGGTTCGCGCCGAACGGCACTCGCGTCTACTGGACGAACGCGGGCGTGAACTCGATCGGGAACGAGACGAGCGTGCAGGACACGCGGTACTACGCGAACGAGACCGCGGTCGCGACCCGGGTCGTCCAGCGGGGGAACGCGACCGTGCGCGAGCGCAACCGCAGTGACCTCTACGACCGCGTGCTCCGGAACGCCGCGACCCAGCGCCGACTGCTCCAGTCAGCGCTCGCGAACGCCGACTACGCCGTGGCGGGCGCCGAGGAACGGAACGGCACGACCGTGACGACGCTCGTCGCGGAGAACGGCACGTACGACGGCGACCAGCCGGTGACGGCGTTCGACGCGACGCTCGAACTCTCCGAATCGGGGCGCGTGCTGTCGGTCACGCGGACGCGAACCCTCCGCACCGACGCGTCCGTCGAACACCACCGAACGACGGTGACGTGGCGGCCGGTCGCCCTCCCGGTGTCGCCGCCCGCGTGGACGCCGTGGCGTCAGTAGACGACGTACAGGAGGAGGTAGACGACGATGCCGAGGAAGAATGAGACGAGCCAGAGCGACGCCGCGACCCGGCCGACGCGCGCGTGCGGCGTCCCGGGGAGTTCCGCCACGGAGTGCGTGCCGGCGAGGACGAGCGCGTACACCACGAGCGGGACGCACACCATCGCGAGCGCCATGTGCACTATCAGCACCGGGAGGTAGAGGAACTGGTACACCGCGTCGGGGCCGCCGAACTCGGTGGTGCCGTGGACGACGAGCCGGTAGAGGTAGAGTGCGAGAAAGCCCGCGAACAACAGCGTGCTCGCGCCCATCAGCGCGCGGTGCCGGGTGAAGTCGCGGTTCCGGGCGGCCCGCCAGCCGAGCGCGATGGTGGCGATGGCGGTCGCGCTGATGAGCGCGTTCAGCGACGGAATCACGGACACCAACGGCTCGTAGGTCGGGAGGAGGCCGGCGGGAATCACGCCGCGCACCGCGGCGACGACCACCGCGAGCGCGAGCGCGCTCACCACGCCCGCGACTCCGACCGTGTGACGCCGAACGAACGACTGCATACCCGTGCTTGCGTCGCCCGCGCCAAAACACTACCGTGCGGCCGTCCCGCATTCGGCCCGTGAATCGTAGGGGTTTTATTATGGCCGCGGCTACGGTGGAGTGCAGCGAGATACGCGCGAGCGTGGGTAGCCAAGCTAGGCCAAAGGCGCAGCGTTGAGGGCGCTGTCCTGTAGAGGTTCGCCGGTTCAAATCCGGTCCCACGCATCGCACCGGACGGACACACCGTCCAACGC from Salarchaeum japonicum carries:
- a CDS encoding DUF420 domain-containing protein, producing the protein MQSFVRRHTVGVAGVVSALALAVVVAAVRGVIPAGLLPTYEPLVSVIPSLNALISATAIATIALGWRAARNRDFTRHRALMGASTLLFAGFLALYLYRLVVHGTTEFGGPDAVYQFLYLPVLIVHMALAMVCVPLVVYALVLAGTHSVAELPGTPHARVGRVAASLWLVSFFLGIVVYLLLYVVY